In Portunus trituberculatus isolate SZX2019 chromosome 46, ASM1759143v1, whole genome shotgun sequence, a single window of DNA contains:
- the LOC123520077 gene encoding uncharacterized protein LOC123520077 isoform X2 — MMNNAKERDIMSDRRVFESLCMEPGNGGYSYDTALLVDVDRAVDFDEAVIRLTTKCNSIIIQLNTLGHPVTEFSIASAKVDVVSSPSRTKGARSGLTEDTCHFRPASQVSTPEGRNLKAMEELWFGLKRKNYSGMVAVARLTRSSIPRNGCGARYSVQALKEALLSHIQAYFMFQAYNPMFQPWSISSKDKEDDVHAEYLLFLVYRIQPATSPSPTTTGKRPNRRLSELEKLETCWPFAATPPKRKRQLSSGSSVSSSSSVSSSSPSGGATQLFSPTTCAPLSPPRSSAVPSCPVFSSDASKEHDNYGLAWNEWPVSDKRGSPRSSAKGMSLLVAGPQMVLRHRRSATNPEPQRQVFDKSIEQHGPIAYYLSGSRGPYLSEKR, encoded by the exons ATGATGAATAACGCCAAAGAAAGAGACATAATGAGTGATCGGCGAGTGTTTGAGTCCTTATGCATGGAGCCTGGGAACGGAGGCTACAGCTATGACACCGCGCTGCTGGTCGACGTTGATCGCGCCGTCGATTTTGATGAAGCCGTCATTCGTCTGACCACCAAGTGCAACTCCATCATCATTCAGCTCAATACGCTGGGTCATCCCGTCACCGAGTTCTCCATAGCATCCGCCAAGGTGGACGTGGTTTCCTCGCCAAGTCGGACGAAAGGTGCCAGGAGTGGGCTTACAGAAGACACGTGCCACTTCAGACCGGCCAGCCAAGTCAGTACCCCCGAGGGACGAAATCTGAAGGCTATGGAGGAGCTGTGGTTCGGCCTGAAGAGGAAGAATTACTCAGGGATGGTGGCAGTGGCGCGCCTGACACGCTCCTCCATTCCCAGAAATGGTTGTGGGGCGCGCTACTCTGTCCAAGCACTGAAGGAGGCGTTGCTGAGTCACATTCAGGCGTACTTCATGTTCCAGGCTTATAACCCAATGTTTCAGCCTTGGAGCATATCAAGTAAAGACAAGGAGGACGATGTACATGCCGAGTACCTGCTGTTTCTGGTGTATCGCATCCAGCCCGCCACTAGTCCGTCCCCCACCACAACGGGGAAGCGGCCGAACAGGCGGCTCAGCGAGCTGGAGAAACTGGAAACATGCTG GCCCTTTGCAGCCACCCCACCGAAGAGGAAGCGGCAGTTGTCGAGTGGAAGCAGTgtgagcagcagtagtagtgttagcagcagcagccctAGCGGTGGCGCAACACAGCTCTTCTCTCCTACCACCTGCGCTCCTTTGTCCCCTCCCAGGAGCTCAGCAGTCCCGTCCTGTCCCGTCTTCTCCAGTGATG CAAGCAAAGAACATGACAACTATGGTCTGGCGTGGAACGAGTGGCCGGTGTCTGACAAGAGAGGCTCGCCGCGGAGCAGTGCGAAGGGCATGTCGCTGCTGGTGGCTGGTCCTCAGATGGTCCTCAGACACAGGAGATCTGCCACCAACCCGGAGCCTCAAAG GCAGGTGTTTGACAAGAGCATCGAACAACACGGTCCTATAGCATATTACTTATCAGGGAGTCGTGGACCATACCTAAGCGAGAAACGTTAA
- the LOC123520078 gene encoding ceramide synthase 2-like, which yields MATMKSYVDVFLSPSMQHYISNNTLIGILWNKASAAFWHPAFWLPSGLQWEDLVDREDLHYPKIHDVCVYPLFLGVLLLLAKNFIIVPFLLEPLAQLAGISNKRPRPPVPCHVMEEVFRRHGHNPPKKQLMEASDACGMSTRNAERWLRRRRIVSQTTTYEKFIDCGFNLVCHTTLTVLGMVVMFSKPWTWDISVTWADYPHHHVDDDMWWYYMCALSYFWASTFLQVHSSGRSTFDKVQMMLHHLFTVLLMVFSWACNFIRSGSLVLLVHEVSDVPLLSAKMLTYAGIKGPTDAIFVVFILSWAVTRCYLYPFWIMKEVLIQTGEGFQTPAFRLQYGLVCGLLAIDLVWTFLIGRVVVRKVTAGSLQDVRSEAEDMTTDMTDSEAKGKKKAE from the exons atggctACCATGAAAAGTTATGTAGATGTTTTTTTGAGCCCATCAATGCAGCATTACATCAGCAACAACACTCTG ATTGGTATATTGTGGAACAAGGCTTCAGCTGCTTTTTGGCACCCAGCCTTCTGGCTGCCGTCAGGTCTGCAGTGGGAAGATCTAGTGGACAGAGAGGACCTGCATTACCCCAAGATTCATGATGTTTGCGTGTATCCGCTGTTCCTGGGCGTGCTGCTCTTGTTGGCGAAGAACTTTATCATCGTGCCCTTCCTGTTAGAACCCTTGGCCCAACTTGCCGGCATCTCGAATAAACGGCCACGCCCTCCTGTGCCCTGCCATGTCATGGAAGAAGTCTTTCGTCGCCATGGACACAACCCACCCAAGAAGCAGTTGATGGAGGCATCAGACGCCTGCGGCATGTCAACACGGAACGCGGAGCGCTGGTTGAGGCGGCGGCGAATAGTCTCTCAAACAACCACTTATGAGAAGTTCATTGACTGCGGCTTCAACCTTGTTTGCCACACCACACTGACGGTCCTCggcatggtggtgatgttttccAAGCCGTGGACGTGGGATATTTCCGTGACTTGGGCGGACTACCCGCACCACCACGTTGACGACGATATGTGGTGGTATTACATGTGTGCCCTCTCCTACTTCTGGGCATCCACCTTCCTGCAGGTGCATTCTTCAGGCCGAAGCACCTTCGATAAAGTGCAGATGATgctccaccacctcttcactGTGTTACTCATGGTGTTCTCGTGGGCGTGCAACTTCATCCGCTCAGGATCGTTAGTGCTGCTCGTGCACGAAGTGTCTGACGTGCCGCTGCTCTCCGCCAAGATGCTTACGTACGCTGGGATCAAGGGTCCTACTGATGCCATCTTCGTGGTGTTCATCTTGAGTTGGGCCGTGACGCGCTGCTACCTCTATCCCTTCTGGATCATGAAGGAGGTGTTAATTCAGACTGGTGAGGGTTTCCAGACGCCTGCGTTCAGGTTACAGTACGGCCTCGTGTGCGGCCTGCTGGCTATCGACCTGGTGTGGACCTTCCTCATTGGCCGCGTTGTCGTGAGAAAGGTGACCGCCGGATCGCTGCAGGACGTGCGCTCCGAGGCCGAGGATATGACCACTGACATGACGGACAGCgaggccaagggcaagaaaaaggcagaataa
- the LOC123520077 gene encoding bifunctional peptidase and arginyl-hydroxylase JMJD5-like isoform X1: protein MRPPADSLHRKVRLKRLKMPDEGDLRAVVWTALTEVQERMRAELQAQRNNIRDVGMAEHQRQPVRLGSVNPCSPVPAWMLPEGVEADVTGSWVSHTLACLLQEVARESPYDALDTPNEHSVVVVSALLDHTWQRLNTGHWKEVSITWRLVFTWGSIALVGLLLRRLYCGLLNSAIPAPSLLEEVGGIMRACDRGLLMGATVEHSPLHSAAATLNPFARLAAVGRHADTETDESPIIQEDTAIVSRPLAVATCPPLDRFLLRYMEDSLPVKLLGVVSHWPALKNWSLSYFRKVAGARTVPVEVGARYTDSSWYQRLMTLDEYFTEYVARSGNEERPTGYLAQHHLLDQVPQLMEDIMVPDYCHLGQQPPRINAWIGPRGTVSPLHHDPDHNILVQVVGYKYIRLYGEDQSHLLYAHPDPLLSNTSQADVEGPEDTWPLLQQAEYSDLVLGPGEALYIPPRCWHYIRSLSTSFSVSFWWA from the exons ATGAGGCCTCCAGCTGACAGCCTGCACAGGAAG gtCAGACTGAAAAGACTAAAGATGCCAGATGAGGGAGACCTACGCGCTGTGGTATGGACTGCTTTGACTGAGGTGCAGGAGAGGATGAGGGCAGAACTCCAGGCTCAGCGTAACAACATCCGGGACGTCGGGATGGCAGAGCACCAAAGACAACCCGTCCGTCTCGGGAGTGTCAACCCGTGTTCCCCGGTCCCTGCATGGATGTTGCCTGAGGGCGTTGAGGCAGACGTGACGGGAAGCTGGGTGAGCCACACACTAGCCTGTCTGCTGCAGGAGGTGGCGAGGGAGTCTCCTTATGACGCTCTGGACACTCCCAACGAGCAcagcgtggtggtggttagcGCACTACTAGACCACACGTGGCAGCGCCTCAACACGG GTCACTGGAAGGAGGTTTCCATTACATGGCGACTGGTGTTCACATGGGGGAGCATCGCTTTGGTGGGTCTGCTACTGCGACGGCTTTATTGTGGCCTTCTTAATTCTGCTATTCCCGCTCCCTCTCTGTTGGAGGAGGTGGGCGGAATCATGCGAGCCTGTGACCGAGGATTGCTGATGGGTGCCACCGTAGAGCACAGTCCTCTCCATTCCGCTGCAGCCACTCTAAATCCCTTCGCCCGCCTAGCTGCTGTGGGGAGACATGCTGACACCGAAACAGACGAGTCACCTATCATACAGGAAGATACGGCCATTGTCAGTCGACCGCTGGCTGTCGCCACATGCCCACCTCTGGACCGTTTCCTTCTGCGCTACATGGAAGACAGTTTGCCGGTGAAGCTACTAGGCGTGGTGTCGCACTGGCCTGCTCTCAAGAATTGGAGCTTATCTTACTTCCGAAAAGTGGCCGGTGCGCGGACCGTGCCTGTGGAGGTGGGTGCACGCTACACAGACAGCAGCTGGTACCAACGGCTTATGACACTAGATGAGTATTTCACAGAGTATGTAGCGAGGAGCGGCAATGAAGAGCGACCCACTGGCTACCTGGCTCAGCACCACTTGCTGGATCAAGTGCCACAACTCATGGAGGACATTATGGTGCCAGATTATTGTCACTTGGGCCAGCAGCCGCCCCGCATCAACGCCTGGATAGGACCTCGCGGAACCGTCAGTCCACTGCATCATGACCCTGACCACAACATCCTCGTGCAG GTCGTGGGGTACAAGTATATTCGCCTGTATGGGGAGGACCAGAGCCATCTGCTGTACGCCCACCCTGACCCACTGCTCAGTAACACCTCCCAAGCTGACGTGGAAGGCCCAGAAGACACGTGGCCTCTGCTGCAGCAGGCGGAATATAGCGATCTGGTCCTAGGGCCTGGCGAAGCGCTTTACATTCCACCTCGTTGCTGGCACTACATCCGCTcgctctccacctccttctcagTTTCTTTCTGGTGGGCATag